From one Coffea eugenioides isolate CCC68of chromosome 11, Ceug_1.0, whole genome shotgun sequence genomic stretch:
- the LOC113752391 gene encoding 60S ribosomal protein L17-2-like, with product MTTGEEARLVPVTNLGLLLGSSQRDASPDAVRLRDFPIGEELPQINLHYKGYFGVLFQVKYSREPDNPTKSCKARGSDLRVHFKNTRETAHAIRKLPLAKAKRYLEDVLAHKQAIPFTRFCGGVGRTAQAKNRHSNGQGRWPVKSASFILDLLKNAESNAEVKGLDVDSLFISHIQVNQAQKQRRRTYRAHGRINPYMSSPCHIELILSEKEESVKKEPESQLATSKSRKA from the exons ATGACGACAGGTgaggaagctcgtttagtgccTGTAACCAATCTTGGGCTTCTCCTAGGCTCATCCCAGAGAG ATGCATCACCAGATGCTGTAAGGCTGAGAGATTTCCCAATTGGGGAGGAATTGCCCCAAATAAACCTGCACTACAAAG GGTACTTTGGGGTGCTTTTCCAGGTGAAATACTCAAGGGAGCCCGATAACCCTACCAAGT CCTGCAAAGCTAGGGGATCTGATCTCCGTGTTCATTTCAAG AACACAAGGGAAACAGCACATGCCATCAGGAAGCTGCCTTTAGCGAAGGCTAAGAGGTACTTGGAGGATGTTTTGGCCCATAAGCAGGCAATTCCGTTTACACGTTTCTGTGGAGGTGTTGGGCGTACTGCTCAGGCCAAGAATAGGCATTCAAATGGACAGGGTCGCTGGCCAGTTAAATCTGCTAGCTTCATTTTGGATTTGCTCAAGAATGCTGAAAGCAATGCAGAG GTGAAAGGCTTGGATGTGGATTcacttttcatttcgcacatTCAAGTGAATCAAGCACAGAAACAAAGACGCCGCACATATCGTGCCCATGGAAGAATAAACC CCTACATGTCTTCCCCCTGCCATATTGAGTTGATTTTGTCCGAGAAGGAAGAGTCTGTCAAAAAGGAG CCTGAATCTCAGTTGGCCACCAGCAAATCTAGGAAGGCTTGA
- the LOC113752392 gene encoding receptor-like protein EIX2 has product MTVQTGRIDLSCHARAYSNVSCFENERRALLEFKKDLIDKSNRLASWTGEDCCSWEGVGCSRNTRHVVKLDLRNNAAFDLDRFWRGDTQNYVSIYGETCLGGQISPSLVNLQHLHYLDLTSNYFAGIRIPAFIGSLKNLRYLNLSNAGFNGTIPPQIGNLSTLEYLALGNKAEGFSYWKSDYYLSTKSLWWITSLSSLKHLDLSGADLGEAQDWLQAFNKLRFLSSLTLRFCRIYSFPYIAHLNFTSLTSLDLHDNAFNSSIPLWLFNLTSLVHLDLSSNSFFGPVVPHSLQHWTSLSYLDLSGNQFNASLPDSLFTLNNLVHLDLSDNQIQGPLPFGLGNLTSLSVLDMGGNKFEGKIPSAIGQLRELTELDLSDNRFNGTIPSSLWRLSELKSLYLSGNPLSGELRDIHFAQLAKLKELVLSSTLLALNVSSSWVPPFQLHAIDTSSIKMGPKFPLWLQTQKRVEYLGMSDASISDTIPDWFERVCHGIKSLDFSNNYITGKPPVCKGNSGYEFGKMFYLESNKFEGPLQLLPTDIAGLYLQNNSLQGIIPQPDINMTLDILRVLDLSDNHFIGSIPDSLCSLQMLVVLDLSNNQLSGRIPSCIGKLKTLGVLNLANNSLYGHIPISLGHLNFLQSLHLDRNKFTGMVPFSLRHLENLQYLDLGKNGLEGIIPAWIGDELSSLKILVLESNNFHGDISMNLCKLSSLRVLNLEDNNLTGHIPRCFNNFTAMTLTELDPTVTRYIEELSLFVKGEMLNYTSSNVAYVRFMGLSGNKLSGEIPVELMSLVGLQGLDLSRNHLSGRIPENIGNLSQLESLDLSKNDLSGPIPQSLSNLDSLGWLNLSFNKLTGRIPSGRHLQTLDDPTIYMGNSGLCGEPLDRSCPDGKSNAGESDGDHEDGKESYFYWFYAGLGPGFAVGLLGFFSVLCFKKSWRYAYFGFLENLLNKVSVEIALLKRKFV; this is encoded by the coding sequence AGAGCTCTCCTTGAGTTTAAGAAAGATCTAATTGACAAATCAAATCGCTTGGCATCCTGGACCGGAGAAGATTGTTGCTCATGGGAAGGAGTTGGATGTAGCAGGAACACTCGACATGTGGTGAAACTTGATCTGCGTAATAATGCTGCTTTTGATCTTGATCGATTTTGGAGGGGGGACACGCAAAATTATGTGTCTATCTATGGTGAAACTTGTTTGGGAGGCCAGATAAGTCCTTCGTTAGTGAATTTGCAGCATTTGCATTACTTGGATTTAACCTCGAATTATTTTGCAGGAATTCGGATCCCAGCATTTATAGGATCATTGAAAAACTTGAGATATCTCAACCTTTCTAATGCAGGTTTCAATGGGACAATTCCTCCTCAAATAGGAAATCTCTCAACCTTAGAATATCTTGCCCTTGGTAATAAAGCAGAAGGTTTTAGTTATTGGAAAAGTGATTATTATCTGTCCACTAAGAGTCTCTGGTGGATCACTAGCCTTTCTTCCTTGAAACATTTGGACCTCTCGGGAGCGGACCTAGGAGAGGCTCAAGACTGGTTGCAAGCATTTAACAAGCTTCGTTTCTTATCCTCGTTAACATTACGATTTTGTCGTATTTATTCCTTTCCTTATATTGCACACCTTAATTTCACATCTCTTACCTCACTTGACCTCCATGACAATGCATTTAACTCCTCAATCCCTCTCTGGTTGTTTAATTTGACTTCACTGGTTCATCTCGACCTCAGTTCCAATAGTTTTTTTGGTCCAGTAGTTCCTCACAGCCTTCAGCATTGGACTTCACTGAGCTACCTCGATCTTAGCGGCAATCAATTCAATGCTTCACTGCCCGATTCACTTTTCACTTTGAACAATCTCGTCCATCTGGACTTGAGTGATAACCAAATCCAAGGCCCACTCCCCTTCGGCCTAGGCAACCTAACTTCTCTTTCCGTACTGGACATGGGAGGTAACAAGTTTGAAGGCAAAATCCCAAGTGCGATTGGGCAACTTCGAGAACTCACCGAACTCGATCTCAGTGATAATAGGTTCAATGGTACCATTCCATCCTCTCTTTGGAGGCTGAGTGAGTTGAAATCCTTGTATCTATCTGGCAATCCATTGAGCGGGGAGTTGCGTGACATTCACTTTGCCCAACTCGCAAAACTGAAAGAGTTAGTATTATCCTCCACTCTACTTGCTCTGAACGTGAGTTCCTCGTGGGTCCCACCATTCCAGCTTCACGCTATAGATACGAGTTCCATCAAGATGGGGCCCAAATTTCCTCTCTGGCTTCAAACTCAGAAAAGAGTCGAATATCTGGGCATGTCAGATGCAAGCATCTCAGATACCATCCCAGATTGGTTTGAGAGAGTGTGTCATGGTATAAAATCTTTGGATTTCTCCAACAATTACATCACAGGGAAACCACCCGTGTGCAAAGGCAACAGTGGTTATGAATTTGgcaaaatgttttatttggaGTCCAACAAATTCGAGGGGCCTTTGCAATTGTTACCAACAGATATTGCTGGATTGTATCTTCAAAATAACTCACTGCAAGGGATTATTCCACAGCCCGACATCAACATGACATTGGATATTCTTCGAGTACTAGATCTCAGTGATAACCACTTCATCGGCAGCATCCCTGATTCTTTGTGCAGCTTACAAATGCTTGTTGTCCTGGATCTTTCTAACAACCAGCTCTCCGGAAGGATCCCTTCATGCATTGGTAAGCTTAAAACGTTGGGTGTGCTAAATCTAGCAAACAACAGTCTCTACGGGCACATTCCAATTTCATTGGGACATCTCAATTTTCTCCAGTCTTTGCACTTGGACCGAAACAAGTTTACAGGGATGGTCCCATTCTCTCTCAGACATCTGGAAAATTTGCAGTATCTTGATCTTGGAAAAAATGGACTAGAGGGCATTATACCAGCATGGATTGGGGATGAACTATCTAGTCTGAAGATCCTTGTGCTTGAATCTAATAATTTCCATGGTGACATTTCCATGAACCTCTGCAAATTATCATCCCTTCGGGTTTTAAATTTGGAAGACAACAACTTAACTGGACATATACCTCGCTGTTTTAACAACTTTACAGCAATGACATTGACAGAATTGGACCCTACAGTTACTAGATATATTGAAGAACTCTCACTTTTCGTCAAAGGTGAAATGTTGAACTACACCTCAAGCAATGTGGCATATGTTAGATTCATGGGGCTCTCGGGAAATAAACTGAGTGGGGAAATACCTGTCGAGTTAATGTCTCTTGTTGGATTGCAGGGTTTGGATTTATCTAGGAACCATCTAAGTGGAAGAATCCCAGAAAACATTGGGAACTTGAGCCAACTTGAGTCTCTGGATTTATCCAAAAATGATCTTTCTGGTCCAATTCCCCAAAGTTTGTCGAACCTAGATTCTCTGGGCTGGCTGAACTTGTCGTTCAACAAGCTAACTGGTCGAATTCCATCCGGACGTCATCTGCAGACATTAGACGACCCAACCATTTACATGGGAAACAGTGGACTTTGTGGTGAACCGCTAGACAGAAGCTGCCCTGATGGTAAATCAAATGCCGGAGAATCTGATGGTGACCATGAAGATGGCAAGGAGTCTTATTTTTATTGGTTTTATGCTGGTTTGGGACCTGGTTTTGCTGTTGGACTCTTGGGATTCTTCAGTGTCCTATGTTTCAAAAAGTCATGGCGCTATGCATACTTCGGATTTCTGGAGAACTTGTTGAATAAAGTATCGGTAGAAATTGCATTGCTAAAAAGGAAGtttgtttga